A genome region from Canis lupus dingo isolate Sandy chromosome 7, ASM325472v2, whole genome shotgun sequence includes the following:
- the COLEC12 gene encoding collectin-12, with protein sequence MKDDFAEEEEVQSFGYKRFGIQEGTQCTKCKNNWALKFSIILLYILCALLTITVAILGYKVVEKMDNVTGGMETSRQTYDDKLTAVESDLKKLGDQTGKKAMSTNSELSTFRSDILDLRQQLREITEKTSKNKDTLEKLQASGDALVDRQSQLKETLENNSFLITTVNKTLQAYNGYVTNLQQDTSVLQGNLQSQMYSHNVVIMNLNNLNLTQVQQRNLITNLQRSVDDTSQAIQRIKNDFQNLQQVFLQAKKDTDWLKEKVQSLQTLAANNSALAKANNDTLEDMNSQLNSFTGQMDNITTASQANEQNLKDLQDVHKDAENRTAIKFSQLEERFQLFETDIVNIISNISYTAHYLRTLTSNLNEVRTTCTDTLTKHTDDLTSLNNTLANIRLDSVSLRMQQDMMRSRLDTEVANLSVIMEEMKLVDSKHGQLIKNFTILQGPPGPRGPKGDRGQQGPPGPTGNKGQKGEKGEPGPPGPAGERGPIGPVGPPGERGGKGSKGLQGPKGSRGSPGKPGPQGPSGDPGPPGPPGKDGLPGPQGPPGFQGLQGTVGEPGVPGPRGLPGLPGVPGMPGPKGPPGPPGPSGPSGAAMPLALQDEPTSAPEANGCPPHWKNFTDKCYYFSVEKEIFEDAKLFCEDKSSHLVFINTREEQQWIKKQMVGRESHWIGLTDSEHENEWKWLDGTSPEYKNWKAGQPDDWGHGHGPGEDCAGLIYAGQWNDFQCEEVNNFICEKDRETVLSSAL encoded by the exons GTATTCAGGAAGGAACGCAATGTaccaaatgtaaaaataactGGGCGCTGAAGTTTTCTAtcatattattatacattttgtgTGCCTTGCTAACAATCACAGTAGCTATTTTGGGATACAAAG TTGTAGAAAAAATGGACAATGTTACAGGTGGCATGGAGACATCTCGCCAAACCTACGATGACAAGCTTACAGCAGTGGAAAGTGACCTGAAAAAATTAG GGGACCAAACTGGGAAGAAGGCTATGAGCACCAACTCAGAACTCTCTACCTTCAGATCAGACATACTGGATCTTCGCCAGCAGCTTCGTGAGATTACAGAGAAAACCAGCAAGAACAAAGATACTCTGGAGAAGCTACAGGCAAGTGGAGATGCACTGGTGGACAGGCAAAGTCAACTGAAAGAAACTTTGGAGAATAACTCTTTCCTCATCACCACTGTAAACAAGACCCTCCAGGCGTATAACGGCTATGTCACAAACCTGCAACAAGACACCAGCGTGCTGCAGGGCAACCTGCAGAGCCAAATGTACTCTCATAACGTGGTCATTATGAACCTCAACAACCTGAACCTGACCCAGGTGCAGCAGAGGAACCTCATCACTAATCTGCAGCGATCTGTGGATGACACGAGCCAGGCTATCCAGCGAATCAAGAATGATTTCCAAAATCTGCAACAGGTTTTCCTTCAAGCCAAGAAGGACACTGATTGGCTGAAGGAGAAAGTGCAAAGCTTACAGACGCTGGCTGCCAATAACTCTGCTTTGGCCAAAGCTAACAATGACACCCTGGAGGATATGAACAGCCAGCTCAATTCATTCACAGGTCAGATGGACAATATCACCACAGCCTCACAAGCCAACGAGCAGAACCTGAAAGACCTGCAGGACGTACACAAGGATGCGGAGAATAGAACAGCCATCAAGTTCAGCCAGTTGGAGGAACGCTTCCAGCTCTTTGAGACAGATATTGTGAACATCATTAGCAATATCAGTTACACAGCCCACTACCTGCGGACGCTGACCAGCAACCTGAATGAAGTCAGGACCACTTGCACAGATACACTGACCAAACACACAGATGATCTGACCTCCTTGAATAACACATTGGCCAACATCCGTTTGGATTCTGTTTCTCTCAGGATGCAACAAGATATGATGAGGTCAAGGTTAGACACTGAAGTAGCCAACTTATCAGTGATTATGGAAGAAATGAAGCTGGTTGACTCCAAGCATGGTCAGCTTATCAAGAACTTTACAATACTACAAG gtCCTCCTGGCCCCAGGGGTCCAAAAGGTGACAGAGGACAGCAGGGACCACCTGGTCCCACTGGCAACAAaggacagaaaggagagaagggggagccTGGTCCTCCTGGCCCGGCTGGAGAGAGGGGCCCAATTGGGCCAGTCGGCCCCCCCGGAGAACGTGGCGGCAAAGGCTCCAAAGGCTTGCAGGGCCCCAAAGGCTCCCGTGGATCCCCTGGGAAGcccgggccccagggccccagtgGAGACCCagggccccccgggccccccggcaAGGACGGCCTCCCCGGCCCTCAGGGCCCTCCTGGCTTCCAGGGACTGCAGGGCACCGTGGGAGAGCCAGGAGTGCCTGGACCACGGGGGCTGCCAGGCCTGCCTGGGGTGCCGGGCATGCCGGGCCCAAAGGGACCCCCTGGGCCCCCAGGCCCCTCAGGCCCCTCAGGGGCAGCGATGCCCCTGGCCCTGCAGGACGAGCCGACCTCCGCACCAGAGGCCAACG GCTGCCCGCCTCACTGGAAGAACTTCACAGACAAATGCTACTATTTTTCGGTGGAGAAGGAAATTTTTGAGGATGCAAAACTTTTCTGTGAAGACAAGTCTTCACATCTCGTTTTCATCAACACCAGAGAGGAACAG caatggataaaaaagcagatgGTAGGGAGAGAGAGCCACTGGATAGGCCTCACAGACTCGGAGCATGAAAACGAATGGAAGTGGCTGGATGGGACGTCTCCAGAGTATAA